The Spiroplasma citri genome has a segment encoding these proteins:
- a CDS encoding DnaD domain protein: protein MMEKETTYLIKQEYQLSDDERMLLLCLYRPIIGDKAHMLYIALTAQDFILELNTKYHLNSLLTLLQISYDEFLVAKSKLKTIGLLKILKREKGKHYILKPQLPISAIAFFENQILSNYLLNIVGEKSFAIIKAKFIVNNQEDKQNLNDLSDQLSNKVMTFDFVYIDKYLASKNANHKLYLPYREKIIQLANYYNVLTKNLAIFIYKSIELTAKERIFNYETFQHLLSDFHQKTVLKKQLNEEQLNLIVSDENIIKRTNMLEAKINEMVSIDPIQYLTLLRENKKPTPIEIELIRDLIINYSLTPGVVNCLIEYVWFKNTHRIERKYCEKIANTFHQLQINTVDKAMEHLRSAYAKTQKSKVTKDAIKAKTYQWKEKTVKHNMAELEYNKIYEQKRQEQGIKKVNLPQLLDDLKNL from the coding sequence ATGATGGAAAAGGAAACTACTTATTTAATTAAACAAGAGTATCAATTGTCAGATGATGAACGTATGTTACTTTTATGTTTATATCGTCCAATTATTGGCGATAAAGCACATATGTTATATATTGCTTTGACAGCACAAGATTTCATCTTAGAATTAAATACTAAATATCATTTAAATAGTCTTTTAACATTATTACAAATATCATATGACGAATTTTTAGTAGCAAAAAGTAAATTAAAAACAATTGGCTTATTAAAAATTTTAAAACGAGAAAAAGGAAAGCATTATATTTTAAAACCACAATTACCAATTTCCGCAATTGCTTTTTTTGAAAATCAAATTTTAAGTAATTATTTATTAAATATTGTAGGAGAAAAATCTTTTGCAATTATTAAAGCTAAATTTATTGTTAATAATCAAGAAGACAAACAAAATCTTAATGATTTATCTGACCAATTAAGTAATAAAGTAATGACATTTGATTTTGTCTATATTGATAAATACTTAGCATCAAAAAATGCAAATCATAAATTATACTTACCATATCGTGAAAAAATTATCCAATTAGCAAATTATTATAATGTTTTAACAAAAAATCTTGCTATTTTTATTTACAAAAGTATTGAGTTAACTGCCAAAGAACGAATTTTTAATTATGAGACATTTCAACATTTGCTATCTGATTTTCATCAAAAAACAGTATTAAAAAAACAACTTAATGAGGAACAATTAAATTTAATTGTTAGTGATGAAAATATTATTAAGCGAACTAACATGTTAGAAGCAAAAATTAATGAAATGGTTTCAATTGATCCAATTCAATATTTAACTTTACTACGAGAAAATAAGAAACCAACACCAATTGAGATTGAATTAATTCGTGATTTAATTATTAATTATTCATTAACCCCGGGAGTAGTTAATTGTTTAATTGAATATGTTTGATTTAAAAATACTCATCGAATTGAAAGAAAGTATTGTGAAAAAATTGCAAATACTTTTCATCAACTACAAATTAATACTGTTGATAAAGCTATGGAGCATTTACGTAGTGCTTATGCAAAAACACAAAAAAGTAAAGTTACAAAAGATGCTATTAAAGCAAAAACATATCAATGGAAAGAAAAAACAGTTAAGCATAATATGGCTGAATTAGAATATAATAAAATTTATGAACAAAAACGTCAAGAACAGGGAATTAAGAAAGTTAATCTTCCACAATTATTAGATGATTTAAAAAATTTATAA
- the uvrA gene encoding excinuclease ABC subunit UvrA: MGKDWIVVKGARENNLKNIDVKVPKEKLVVFTGLSGSGKSSLAFNTIYAEGRRRYIESLSSYARQFLGGNEKPDVDAIEGLSPAISIDQKTTSHNPRSTVGTVTEIYDYLRLLYARVGTPYCINGHGVIKSVTVKEIINNLKQLLTEGEKFMILSPVVRDKKGSFKDLFARLKQESFIRVKVNDEIKTLDEEIELDKNKRQNIDIIIDRLVYKESADLLSRIHDAIEVALKYGNALVKIDFVDQKKEMLFSTNYSCSICGFVIPELEPRLFSFNSPSGACSECKGLGVKLEVDEDLLIPNRSLSILQGAIIYLKNIVNTTNIEWQKFKILANHYHIVLEQPVSDLTKEQLEYLIRGSGEPIEYNLKTASGNIMRGYDYIEGIGELIERRYTETSSESAREYYKQFMTDKKCGTCLGKRLNEISLSVKINNISISEFTDLSVEDELKEVLNLKLTESQQEIARLIINELVNRLDFLSRVGLGYLTLSRNASTLSGGEAQRIRLATQIGSQLTGVLYVLDEPSIGLHQRDNDKLIETLKSLRDLGNTLIVVEHDEDTIRASDYIVDIGPHAGINGGEVVAAGSIDDIKQNPNSITGKYLTGELAINVPKKRRGGNGLVLEIKGARENNLKNINVTIPLNKFVCLTGVSGSGKSTLMNEILWKGIKKNLGLATERPGAHDKIVGIDNIDKVINISQDPIGKTPRSNPATYTSVFDDIRDLFANTNEAKARGYLKGRFSFNVPGGRCEHCQGDGIIKISMHFLPTVYVSCEVCEGKRYNDETLLVKFKDKNIYDVLEMTVDQACDFFAAQPKINQKLATMQEVGLGYIKLGQSATELSGGEAQRVKLSTFLLKRTTGKTLFLLDEPTTGLHVDDVKRLLVVLNKIVDNGDTVITIEHNLDVIKMADYIIDLGPEGGIGGGTIIATGTPEQLVLKSDTSYTAQYLKPLLK; the protein is encoded by the coding sequence ATGGGAAAAGATTGAATCGTTGTTAAAGGTGCTCGAGAAAATAATTTAAAGAATATTGATGTTAAAGTACCTAAAGAGAAATTAGTTGTTTTTACTGGTTTATCAGGAAGCGGAAAATCATCATTAGCTTTTAATACCATTTATGCGGAAGGACGACGTCGTTATATTGAAAGTCTATCAAGTTATGCTCGCCAATTTTTAGGTGGAAATGAAAAACCTGATGTTGATGCAATTGAAGGATTATCACCAGCGATTTCTATTGACCAAAAAACAACTAGTCATAATCCCCGTAGTACTGTTGGAACAGTTACAGAAATTTATGATTATCTTCGCTTATTGTATGCACGAGTTGGTACGCCATATTGTATTAATGGTCATGGGGTTATTAAATCTGTAACAGTTAAAGAAATCATAAATAATTTAAAACAACTTTTAACAGAAGGTGAAAAATTTATGATTTTATCACCAGTAGTTCGTGATAAAAAAGGTAGTTTTAAAGATTTATTTGCACGTTTGAAGCAGGAAAGTTTTATTCGGGTAAAAGTTAATGACGAAATCAAAACTTTAGATGAAGAAATTGAATTAGATAAAAATAAACGGCAAAATATTGATATTATTATTGACCGTTTGGTTTATAAAGAATCAGCAGATTTATTAAGTCGAATTCATGATGCAATTGAAGTAGCATTAAAATATGGTAATGCATTAGTAAAAATTGATTTTGTTGATCAAAAAAAAGAAATGCTTTTTTCAACTAATTATTCATGTAGTATTTGTGGTTTTGTTATCCCAGAATTAGAACCACGGTTGTTTTCATTTAATTCACCATCAGGGGCTTGTAGTGAATGTAAAGGCTTAGGAGTAAAATTAGAAGTTGATGAAGATTTATTGATACCTAATCGATCATTATCAATTTTACAAGGGGCAATAATTTATTTAAAAAATATTGTTAATACAACAAATATTGAATGACAAAAGTTTAAAATTTTAGCTAATCATTATCATATTGTGTTAGAGCAACCAGTTAGTGATTTAACAAAAGAGCAACTAGAATATTTGATTCGTGGTAGTGGTGAACCAATTGAATATAATTTAAAAACAGCTAGTGGAAACATTATGCGGGGATATGATTATATTGAGGGAATAGGGGAGTTAATTGAACGTCGTTATACGGAAACATCAAGTGAATCAGCACGTGAATATTATAAACAATTTATGACGGATAAAAAGTGTGGAACTTGTTTAGGAAAGCGGTTAAATGAAATTTCTTTGTCAGTTAAAATTAATAATATTAGTATTTCTGAATTTACTGATTTATCTGTTGAGGATGAATTAAAAGAAGTTTTAAATTTAAAATTAACAGAATCACAACAAGAAATTGCGCGGTTAATTATTAATGAATTAGTTAATCGTTTGGATTTCTTAAGTCGAGTTGGCTTAGGTTATTTAACGTTATCACGTAATGCTTCAACATTATCAGGTGGAGAAGCCCAGCGGATTCGATTAGCAACACAAATTGGCAGTCAGTTAACAGGGGTTTTGTATGTGCTAGATGAACCTTCAATCGGATTACATCAACGAGATAATGATAAATTAATTGAAACATTAAAAAGTTTACGTGATTTAGGAAATACTTTAATTGTGGTCGAACACGATGAAGATACGATTCGTGCTAGTGATTATATTGTTGATATTGGTCCACATGCAGGGATTAATGGTGGTGAAGTTGTCGCTGCAGGAAGCATTGATGATATTAAACAAAATCCAAATTCAATTACTGGTAAATATTTAACTGGTGAATTAGCAATTAATGTGCCAAAAAAACGGCGTGGTGGTAATGGTTTAGTATTAGAAATTAAAGGAGCACGAGAAAACAATTTAAAAAATATTAATGTTACAATTCCTTTAAATAAATTTGTTTGTTTGACAGGCGTTTCAGGAAGTGGTAAATCAACTTTGATGAATGAAATTTTATGAAAGGGTATTAAGAAAAATTTAGGTTTAGCAACTGAACGTCCAGGTGCACATGATAAAATTGTTGGGATTGATAATATTGATAAAGTAATTAATATTTCCCAAGATCCAATTGGGAAAACACCACGTAGTAATCCTGCGACTTATACATCAGTTTTTGATGATATTCGTGATTTATTTGCGAATACGAATGAGGCTAAAGCACGAGGGTACTTAAAAGGTCGTTTTTCTTTTAATGTTCCAGGCGGACGTTGTGAACACTGTCAGGGTGATGGAATTATTAAGATTTCAATGCACTTTCTGCCAACAGTTTATGTTTCTTGTGAAGTTTGTGAAGGAAAACGCTATAATGATGAAACATTATTAGTTAAATTCAAAGATAAAAATATTTATGATGTTTTAGAAATGACAGTTGACCAAGCTTGTGATTTTTTTGCAGCGCAACCAAAAATTAACCAGAAGTTAGCAACAATGCAAGAGGTTGGTTTAGGTTATATTAAATTAGGACAATCAGCAACAGAATTATCTGGTGGAGAAGCGCAGCGGGTTAAGTTATCAACCTTTTTGTTAAAACGGACAACTGGTAAAACTTTATTTTTATTAGATGAACCAACAACGGGGTTGCATGTTGATGATGTTAAAAGATTGTTGGTGGTTTTGAATAAAATTGTTGATAATGGTGATACTGTTATTACAATTGAACATAACTTAGATGTTATTAAAATGGCTGATTATATTATTGATTTAGGACCCGAAGGTGGGATTGGTGGTGGGACGATTATTGCAACAGGAACACCAGAACAACTTGTTTTAAAAAGTGATACTAGTTATACTGCACAATATCTAAAACCATTATTAAAGTAA
- a CDS encoding folate family ECF transporter S component has translation MIYVLTNIGAWLGIAILFYIGVLLNYKNWKKISILTITITSLLIALSVILTNVISYTIPFPFMGGGVIKLALGNFLIFVIGMLFGPFFGVLSGLATDALGALVNIAGTYHSGFAFNLALYGFLGSMVFLFKSHKFWILKTIILYTISFALISFAFNVLWLYATGLKQVFFPMAFVVRTIKFPIQLAIYLPMVISSFTILYKLIILRHSIALWCTQKGLLVLTPIKFKKQKTCNS, from the coding sequence ATGATATATGTATTAACAAACATTGGTGCTTGGTTAGGGATTGCTATTTTATTTTATATTGGAGTATTATTAAATTATAAAAATTGAAAAAAAATTAGTATTTTAACAATTACAATTACAAGTTTATTAATTGCATTATCTGTCATTTTAACAAATGTCATTAGTTATACTATTCCATTTCCATTTATGGGAGGAGGAGTAATTAAATTAGCATTAGGTAACTTTTTAATTTTTGTGATTGGAATGTTATTTGGACCATTTTTTGGTGTATTAAGTGGTCTGGCTACTGACGCTTTAGGGGCTTTGGTAAATATTGCTGGAACATATCATAGTGGTTTTGCTTTTAATCTTGCTTTGTATGGTTTTTTAGGAAGTATGGTTTTTTTATTTAAAAGTCATAAATTTTGAATATTAAAAACAATTATCTTATATACAATTAGTTTTGCTTTAATTTCATTTGCATTTAATGTTTTATGATTATATGCAACGGGTCTGAAACAAGTATTTTTCCCAATGGCTTTTGTTGTTAGAACAATTAAGTTTCCAATTCAATTGGCAATTTATTTGCCAATGGTTATTTCCAGCTTTACTATTTTATATAAATTAATTATTTTACGTCATAGCATTGCTTTATGATGTACACAGAAAGGATTATTAGTTTTAACACCAATTAAATTTAAAAAACAGAAAACATGTAATAGTTAA
- a CDS encoding DNA-directed RNA polymerase subunit alpha C-terminal domain-containing protein: protein MKRIFNLLFTTTTFFEAIPNLLGNNSNEIQEQITIWLEMDETERNQLLNHSIDDLEITQRTQICLEKAKIYRLSDLVSKTENEIKNIKNLGEKSLTEIKEKMHELGLHFRH, encoded by the coding sequence ATGAAAAGAATTTTTAATTTATTATTTACTACAACAACATTTTTTGAAGCTATTCCAAATTTACTGGGTAATAATTCAAATGAAATTCAAGAACAAATAACTATTTGGTTAGAAATGGATGAAACGGAGCGAAATCAATTATTGAATCATAGTATTGATGATTTAGAAATTACGCAACGTACACAAATTTGTTTAGAAAAAGCAAAAATTTATAGATTATCTGATTTAGTTTCAAAAACAGAAAATGAAATTAAAAATATTAAAAATTTAGGAGAAAAATCATTAACAGAAATTAAAGAAAAAATGCATGAGTTAGGTTTACACTTTCGACATTAA
- a CDS encoding GIY-YIG nuclease family protein: MPKHYFYVLFCADETLYAGYTVNLNRREQEHNMGAGAKYTSLAKRRPVKIIYSEEYATRSAAMQREAAFKQLSRLEKIMFLQDHNINLPFVILSDMVKS, translated from the coding sequence ATGCCAAAACATTATTTTTATGTCTTATTCTGTGCTGATGAGACTCTCTATGCTGGTTATACAGTTAATTTAAATCGGCGTGAACAAGAACATAATATGGGGGCTGGAGCAAAATATACATCTTTAGCAAAACGACGACCGGTTAAAATAATTTATAGTGAAGAATATGCAACCCGTTCTGCAGCAATGCAACGCGAGGCGGCTTTTAAACAATTATCTCGGTTAGAAAAAATTATGTTTTTACAAGACCATAATATTAATTTACCATTTGTAATTTTGTCAGATATGGTAAAATCATAA
- a CDS encoding ATP-binding protein: MSKLNLLKQLQNNAELMLNLQEIEFNINNYQQFEPLFQEYLNNYHQCEKLLSLSLCQQPFKGYKYYIKKENDNLFLTRIECEHTIAIKEKNKVKNNYVYYDFSDELLKLRLNDIKKDENFNNMHIIIGEMVKFVKGQRKKGLYIYGQPGVGKTYLLIRLANVLANNNRKVAFISIINLINRVKESFNLFNSESSLVEILLGADVLFLDDIGGETVSPWVRDDLLFRILNDRISRQLPTFFSSNFTTTALTTIYANIKTEINDKEINKVKALRIVDRIRGLATELELLGNSRRTDEDYVEKLTI, from the coding sequence ATGTCAAAACTAAATTTGTTAAAACAACTTCAAAATAACGCAGAATTAATGCTTAATTTACAAGAAATTGAGTTTAATATTAATAATTATCAACAGTTTGAGCCACTCTTTCAAGAATATTTAAATAATTATCATCAATGTGAAAAATTATTATCTTTATCTTTATGCCAACAACCATTTAAAGGTTATAAATATTATATTAAAAAAGAAAATGATAATTTGTTTTTAACACGAATTGAATGTGAGCATACAATAGCTATCAAAGAAAAAAATAAAGTTAAAAATAACTATGTTTATTATGACTTTAGTGATGAATTATTAAAATTACGATTAAATGATATTAAAAAAGATGAAAATTTTAATAATATGCATATTATTATTGGGGAAATGGTCAAATTTGTTAAAGGCCAACGAAAAAAAGGCTTATATATTTATGGCCAACCAGGAGTTGGCAAAACTTATTTATTAATTCGCTTAGCTAATGTTTTGGCAAATAATAATCGTAAAGTTGCTTTTATTTCAATAATTAATTTAATTAATCGAGTAAAAGAATCATTTAATCTTTTTAATAGTGAATCATCTTTAGTTGAAATTCTATTAGGAGCTGATGTCTTATTTTTAGATGATATTGGGGGAGAAACTGTTTCTCCATGAGTTCGTGATGATTTATTATTTCGTATTTTAAATGACCGTATTAGTCGTCAGTTACCAACTTTTTTTTCATCAAATTTTACAACAACAGCTTTAACAACAATTTATGCAAATATCAAAACTGAAATTAATGATAAAGAAATTAACAAAGTAAAAGCATTAAGAATTGTTGATCGGATCCGAGGATTAGCAACAGAATTAGAATTGTTAGGAAATAGTAGAAGAACTGATGAGGACTATGTGGAAAAATTAACAATCTAA
- a CDS encoding bifunctional folylpolyglutamate synthase/dihydrofolate synthase, whose translation MDVKKQLFKATFFQKKYNLAKLLTEKYADAQNKIKVINVVGTNGKGSVSNYLHRQLMLNYKRVGLFTSPAFLKHNERIKINNKMINDNDLKRIIKEIKGEIKTYQLTFFEIWVLICIKYFLEQKIDIAIIEAGIGGCLDATNVFNNQLAVLLTSIDYEHTEVLGNSLDSIIQNKVGIAKSNCKLFISASCKKYFNFIAKYHDLDNIITSEICPQAINYYQEFNVGLVIKFLKVFKFKINYELFKVKPILGRFTQLSKNPYFIIDGAHNPEGIRACIHTFEILHNLNRNEVLVLYASSQKKDYMQNLTLLKEHFGNDLYITEFQHPMSWDINNIKMQNKIKNWKKLLLQNKTKNILVCGSLYFIPLVYQFYLERM comes from the coding sequence ATGGATGTTAAAAAACAACTTTTTAAGGCAACATTTTTTCAAAAAAAATATAATTTGGCAAAATTATTAACAGAAAAATATGCTGATGCACAAAATAAAATTAAAGTAATTAATGTTGTTGGCACAAATGGAAAAGGATCAGTTTCAAATTACTTACACCGTCAATTGATGTTAAATTATAAACGGGTGGGTCTTTTTACTTCGCCAGCATTTTTAAAACATAATGAACGAATTAAAATTAATAATAAGATGATTAACGATAATGATTTAAAACGAATTATCAAAGAAATTAAAGGCGAAATTAAAACTTATCAGTTAACTTTTTTTGAAATTTGAGTTTTAATTTGTATTAAATATTTTTTAGAACAAAAAATTGATATTGCTATTATTGAAGCTGGGATTGGTGGTTGTTTAGATGCAACTAATGTTTTTAACAATCAATTAGCTGTTTTATTAACTTCAATTGATTATGAACATACTGAAGTGTTAGGCAATAGTTTGGATAGTATTATTCAAAATAAAGTTGGAATTGCAAAAAGCAATTGTAAACTTTTTATTAGTGCTAGTTGTAAAAAATATTTTAATTTTATTGCAAAATATCATGATTTGGATAATATTATTACAAGCGAAATTTGCCCACAAGCAATTAATTATTATCAAGAATTTAATGTTGGTTTAGTTATTAAGTTTTTAAAAGTTTTTAAGTTTAAAATTAATTATGAGCTTTTTAAAGTAAAACCAATCTTAGGGCGTTTTACCCAATTAAGTAAAAATCCATATTTTATTATTGATGGAGCACATAATCCAGAAGGAATTCGTGCCTGTATTCATACTTTTGAAATCTTACATAATTTGAATCGAAATGAAGTATTAGTATTGTATGCTTCTTCCCAAAAAAAAGATTATATGCAAAATTTAACTTTATTGAAGGAACATTTTGGTAACGATTTATATATTACGGAATTTCAACATCCAATGTCATGGGACATTAATAATATTAAGATGCAGAATAAGATTAAAAATTGAAAAAAATTATTATTGCAAAATAAAACAAAAAATATTTTAGTTTGTGGGTCACTATACTTTATTCCATTAGTTTATCAGTTTTATTTAGAAAGGATGTAA
- the gap gene encoding type I glyceraldehyde-3-phosphate dehydrogenase, translating to MTKIAINGFGRIGRLAFRRLFDEKNVEIFAINDLTEAKTLATLLELDSAQGGWKRGKISSEEGFIIVDGKKINVYAQKDPTELPWGKLGIDVVVESTGFFADRAGASKHLTAGSKKVLISAPAKGTDVKTIVYNVNHKEIKKEDTIISGASCTTNCLAPMAKVLDEKFGIEKGYMTTVHAVTNDQRLLDLAHDDLRRARAAFSNIVPTKTGAAAAVALVLPQLEGRFDGMALRVPTITGSIVDLAVELKKTTTVEEINNAMKAAASETFGYNTQPIVSSDIIGETHGSIFDATLTKIIERDGKQLVKVYAWYDNEMSYVSQMVRTLLYFATV from the coding sequence ATGACAAAAATTGCAATTAACGGATTTGGACGTATTGGCCGTTTAGCTTTTAGAAGATTATTTGACGAAAAAAATGTTGAAATTTTCGCAATTAACGATTTAACAGAGGCAAAAACTTTAGCAACATTATTAGAACTTGATTCAGCCCAAGGAGGGTGAAAACGAGGAAAAATTTCTTCAGAAGAAGGATTTATTATTGTTGATGGGAAAAAAATAAATGTTTATGCCCAAAAAGACCCTACTGAGTTACCATGAGGTAAATTAGGAATTGATGTTGTTGTTGAATCAACAGGATTCTTTGCTGATCGTGCTGGTGCTTCAAAACATCTTACAGCCGGATCAAAAAAAGTTTTAATCTCAGCTCCAGCAAAAGGGACAGATGTTAAAACAATTGTTTATAATGTAAACCACAAGGAAATTAAAAAGGAAGATACTATTATTTCAGGAGCAAGCTGTACAACTAACTGTTTAGCACCAATGGCAAAAGTATTAGATGAAAAATTTGGAATTGAAAAAGGATACATGACAACTGTTCACGCGGTAACAAATGATCAAAGATTGTTGGACTTAGCACATGATGATTTAAGAAGAGCACGTGCTGCTTTTTCAAATATTGTTCCAACTAAAACAGGAGCAGCAGCAGCCGTTGCGTTAGTATTACCACAATTAGAAGGTAGATTTGATGGAATGGCATTACGTGTTCCAACTATTACTGGTTCAATCGTTGACTTAGCAGTTGAATTGAAAAAAACAACAACAGTTGAAGAAATTAATAATGCAATGAAAGCAGCAGCTTCAGAAACTTTTGGTTATAATACACAACCAATTGTTTCATCAGATATTATTGGTGAAACACATGGATCAATTTTTGATGCAACATTAACAAAAATTATTGAACGTGATGGTAAACAATTAGTTAAAGTATATGCATGATATGATAATGAAATGTCATATGTATCACAAATGGTACGTACATTATTATACTTTGCTACAGTTTAA